The following are encoded together in the Brassica napus cultivar Da-Ae chromosome A9, Da-Ae, whole genome shotgun sequence genome:
- the LOC106364257 gene encoding brassinosteroid-responsive RING protein 1 — protein MGFPVGYSELLLPRIFLHLLSFLGLLRKLISTIFWLIGLPDFLEPEPVSSSWPEPPPTSSHQDSHLFSAALLAGDILPVVRFSDLNLPESECCAVCLYDFENHDEIRRLTNCRHIFHKGCLDRWMMDYNQITCPLCRTQFIPDDLQVAFNHKLWAESSEVSELLVESF, from the coding sequence ATGGGTTTTCCGGTGGGCTACTCCGAGCTCCTTCTCCCAAGAATCTTCCTTCATCTACTCTCTTTCTTAGGTCTGCTCCGAAAACTAATCTCCACTATTTTCTGGCTCATTGGTTTACCCGATTTcctagaacccgaaccggtttCATCTTCATGGCCCGAGCCCCCACCAACCTCAAGCCACCAAGACTCTCACTTGTTTTCAGCAGCGCTTCTAGCTGGAGATATCTTGCCCGTTGTAAGATTCTCGGATCTAAACCTACCCGAGTCCGAATGTTGTGCAGTGTGTCTCTACGACTTCGAGAACCACGATGAGATCCGACGGCTGACGAATTGCAGGCATATATTCCATAAAGGATGTTTGGACCGTTGGATGATGGATTATAATCAGATAACATGTCCACTGTGTCGTACACAGTTTATACCTGATGATCTTCAAGTGGCGTTTAATCATAAGCTTTGGGCTGAATCTAGTGAAGTTTCTGAACTTCTTGTTGAATCATTTTAG
- the LOC106366502 gene encoding protein BRANCHLESS TRICHOME-like produces MKMERSHETMMTRIPTSDPHNTTSDIMDSVWKLYDNPYYCCSQSQEHQHQRKSFIWDLNFIRVFMESELEKARAEIKGLKAELNYERKARRRAELMNMRLAKDVEDERKGREAEEMQYKRLLKERSSEKAEMVRMRQEVEEERQMHRLADVLREERVQMKLSDARLFLEEKLSELEESNKERDKERNMIMKTKILDRASSTPASGRCENPHIKRGIKGFVEFPRVMRAIRSKSEKWGSKIECQKVQLKTLLRQKTTPRCASIHSSA; encoded by the coding sequence atgaagatggagaggagtCATGAAACGATGATGACCAGAATCCCCACTTCAGATCCTCACAATACCACTTCAGATATAATGGACTCAGTCTGGAAACTTTATGACAACCCTTACTACTGTTGTTCACAGTCTCAAGAGCATCAACACCAACGCAAGTCTTTTATTTGGGATCTAAATTTCATAAGAGTCTTCATGGAATCTGAACTAGAGAAAGCTAGAGCCGAGATCAAGGGGTTGAAGGCAGAGCTGAACTACGAGAGAAAAGCTCGAAGACGGGCAGAGCTGATGAACATGAGGCTGGCCAAAGATGTGGAGGATGAGAGAAAGGGTAGAGAAGCTGAGGAGATGCAATACAAGCGGCTCTTAAAGGAGAGATCATCTGAGAAAGCAGAGATGGTTAGGATGAGACAAGAAGTTGAGGAAGAGAGACAGATGCATAGGTTGGCAGATGTTCTGAGGGAAGAGAGAGTTCAGATGAAACTGTCGGATGCAAGGCTTTTCTTGGAGGAGAAGCTATCTGAGTTAGAGGAGTCTAATAAAGAAAGAGACAAGGAGAGGAACATGATCATGAAAACAAAGATACTGGATAGAGCGAGTAGTACACCTGCGAGTGGGAGGTGTGAGAATCCGCACATAAAGAGAGGGATCAAAGGGTTTGTGGAGTTCCCTAGAGTTATGAGAGCAATAAGATCAAAAAGTGAGAAATGGGGTTCGAAGATCGAGTGCCAGAAGGTTCAGCTCAAGACTCTTCTCAGACAAAAGACCACTCCAAGATGTGCTTCTATTCACTCATCTGCTTGA
- the LOC106366501 gene encoding beta-carotene isomerase D27, chloroplastic-like, protein MCLVHNNDSRSRKITKVKNCFKRQTKWTLVSFELNLLSVSPFCVCVLCVWPLYVVKSECVGREEQKQREGKILSMAAIASLQAIHLNFGRRGSIRCGISEPSGEPAPVGQKTRYNDGLAERVFMGLFARKMDKFGGSKKKNEMKEKGFWDYDYESFVEVSKRVMQGRSRTQQQEVVREVLLSMLPPGAPEQFRKLFPPTKWAAEFNAALTVPFFHWLVGPSQVIEVEVNGVKQRSGVRIKKCRYLENSGCVGMCVNMCKIPTQDFFTNEFGLPLTMNPNFDDMSCEMIYGQAPPAFEDDPATRQPCLADICSMSNPSSPVCPKLHA, encoded by the exons ATGTGTTTAGTCCACAATAATGATAGCAGAAGTAGAAAAATAACTAAAGTGAAAAATTGTTTCAAGAGGCAAACAAAGTGGACACTTGTAAGTTTTGAGTTGAATCTTCTCTCTGTCTCACCCTTTTGCGTGTGTGTATTATGTGTGTGGCCACTATATGTAGTAAAATCAGAGTGCGTTGGTAGGGAAGAGCAGAAACAGAGAGAGGGAAAGATCTTATCCATGGCGGCTATTGCTAGTCTCCAAGCAATTCATCTCAACTTCGGGAGACGTGGCAGCATCCGATGTGGGATCTCGGAGCCGAGCGGAGAGCCAGCTCCTGTAGGGCAGAAGACTAGATACAACGATGGCTTAGCTGAGAGAGTGTTCATGGGACTGTTCGCGAGGAAGATGGACAAGTTTGGTGgctcgaagaagaagaatgagatGAAGGAGAAAGGGTTTTGGGACTACGACTACGAGAGCTTCGTTGAGGTTTCAAAGAGAGTGATGCAGGGAAGATCAAGGACGCAGCAGCAAGAGGTTGTGAGGGAGGTTCTTCTCTCCATGCTTCCTCCTGGCGCTCCTGAACAGTTTAGAAAACTGTTTCCACCTACGAAATGGGCAGCAGAGTTTAATGCAGCTCTTACCGTGCCTTTCTTTCACTGGTTGGTTGGTCCTTCTCAGGTCATAGAAGTGGAAGTGAATGGGGTGAAACAGAGAAGTGGCGTTCGTATAAAGAAATGCAG GTATCTGGAGAACAGTGGGTGTGTAGGAATGTGTGTGAATATGTGCAAGATCCCAACACAAGATTTCTTCACAAATGAGTTTGGCCTCCCACTCACCATGAACCCAA ATTTTGATGATATGAGTTGCGAGATGATATACGGCCAAGCGCCTCCTGCCTTTGAGGATGATCCAGCCACCAGACAACCTTGTCTAGCAGACATAT GTTCTATGTCCAATCCAAGCTCGCCAGTCTGCCCTAAACTACACGCATGA
- the LOC106379544 gene encoding two-component response regulator-like APRR7: MDSELYIVDGSSSSSSFCHHSSSTEPDMFSSDTTTTTTTTDLFCNNPYLNPIDDQSLNFFDNFTPTTHHLLSSSPPLSQLQTLNLSHTNTFPSFESFDAVKTERPLFNSSVMEDSSSFPNQNLLGSPENSILSDHMRRVYSTGDLQNLRMDTTGQRSYSSPLGVENSWTTPFPGEEQSLKVGRYSAEERKEKISKYRAKRTQRNFTKTIKYACRKTLADNRPRVRGRFARNDEVLENPKIASSFSIQEDDDLWNLDGLHEEEEAFMSSFVECQSQPQRQMQYTTTSFW, from the exons atggattCTGAGCTTTATATCGTTGATGggtcttcatcttcttcctcattttGCCACCATTCAAGTAGTACTGAACCAGATATGTTTTCTTCcgacacaacaacaacaacaacaacaacagatcTCTTCTGCAACAATCCTTATCTTAATCCTATAGATGATCAGTCTCTCAATTTCTTTGACAACTTTACCCCTACGACTCATCATCTCctctcttcatctcctccactCTCTCAACTCCAAACCCTTAACCTCTCCCACACTAACACTTTCCCCAGTTTCGAAAGCTTCGACGCCGTCAAAACAGAGCGTCCTCTGTTTAACTCTTCAGTCATGGAAGATTCATCGAGTTTCCCGAATCAGAATCTCTTAGGCTCGCCTGAAAACTCCATCCTCTCCGATCACATGCGACGTGTCTACAGCACTGGAGATTTGCAG AATCTGAGAATGGATACTACGGGACAACGATCATACTCGAGTCCTTTAGGTGTGGAGAACTCATGGACGACGCCGTTTCCCGGAGAAGAACAGAGTTTGAAGGTGGGGCGTTACAGTGCGGAAGAACGTAAAGAGAAGATTTCAAAGTATAGAGCTAAACGAACACAAAGAAACTTCACCAAAACCATTAAG tatgCATGCCGGAAAACGTTGGCGGACAACAGACCAAGAGTACGTGGCAGGTTTGCACGTAACGACGAAGTTTTAGAGAACCCCAAGattgcttcttctttctctatACAAGAAGACGACGACCTTTGG AATTTGGATGGGTtgcatgaggaagaagaagcttttATGAGTAGCTTTGTGGAATGTCAGTCTCAGCCTCAACGACAAATGCAATACACAACAACTTCCTTCTGGTGA